A window of Ananas comosus cultivar F153 linkage group 4, ASM154086v1, whole genome shotgun sequence contains these coding sequences:
- the LOC109709188 gene encoding pentatricopeptide repeat-containing protein At1g80270, mitochondrial-like produces the protein MWALRRASSSMRSHSRQIVGVRASVVQVEIPSANVEHQGKYCQGPDCRDLPKSVSSIRFASSRSFLWSRKLSSEAGAKSSDKEDDLEDGFSDLEVPPETDNAEDVKKKEGDEDLLSEGEIAVEEEEESDEVVDNSIDLSDTESDAKSDKILRKKNLASPLFKIIMDSPRHNMSAALEKWVEEGNELGRSEVFVALLNLRKRKLYAKALQFMEWLETTKRIEFGERDYASLVDLVSKVHGLHRAEQYIKKIPESFKGEIVYRTLLASCVSAVNVTKAEEVFNKIRDLNFPITTFACNQLLLLYKRVDRKKIADVLLMMEKESVKPSLFTYKLLIDTKGSARDISGMEQIVETMKADGIEPDLLIQAMVAKHYIAAGHKEKAEAALKEMEGENIKENRAACKALLPLYASLGKADEVGRIWKVCEANPRLDECLAAIEAWGKVGKIENAEKVFEDMFKTWKRLSSRYYNALLKVYANHKLLSKGKELAKRMSDNGCRIGPLTLDALVKLYVESGEVEKADSVLQKASQNNQMKPLYSSYITLLDNYAKRGDIHNAEKIFHRLRQIGYVGRMRQYQSLLQAYVNAKSPAYGFRERMKADNMFPNKAVAGQLAAVDAFRKTQISELLD, from the exons ATGTGGGCGCTTCGCAGAGCTTCGAGCTCCATGAG GAGCCACAGCCGCCAAATTGTGGGTGTTCGTGCTTCAGTGGTCCAGGTGGAAATACCAAGTGCCAACGTGGAGCATCAGGGGAAATACTGTCAAGGACCTGATTGCCGCGATCTACCAAAATCGGTTTCAAGTATCCGTTTTGCTTCTTCGAGATCTTTCCTGTGGAGTAGGAAGCTTTCATCTGAGGCCGGCGCTAAGTCCAGTGACAAGGAGGATGACTTGGAGGATGGCTTCTCTGATCTCGAGGTACCTCCAGAAACTGATAATGCTGAAGAcgtcaaaaaaaaagagggagatGAGGATTTGTTGTCTGAAGGAGAGATAGctgtagaagaagaagaggaatccGATGAAGTCGTTGATAATTCAATTGACTTGTCCGACACAGAATCAGATGCCAAAAGTGATAAGATCTTGAGGAAGAAGAATCTCGCGTCTCCTCTTTTCAAGATTATTATGGATTCTCCCAGGCATAACATGTCTGCTGCACTTGAGAAATGGGTTGAGGAAGGTAATGAGCTGGGACGAAGCGAAGTATTTGTTGCCCTTCTTAATCTTCGGAAACGGAAGTTATATGCGAAAGCACTGCAG TTTATGGAGTGGCTTGAGACAACAAAGCGCATCGAGTTTGGAGAGCGTGATTATGCTTCTCTCGTGGACTTGGTCAGCAAAGTCCATGGCCTTCACAGGGCCGAACAGTACATAAAAAAGATCCCGGAATCTTTTAAGGGAGAGATCGTATACAGGACTCTCCTGGCCAGTTGTGTCTCTGCCGTCAATGTCACAAAAGCTGAGGAAGTTTTCAACAAAATACGTGATCTTAATTTCCCAATTACAACCTTTGCCTGTAACCAATTATTATTGCTTTACAAAAGAGTTGACAGAAAGAAAATAGCTGACGTCCTTTTAATGATGGAAAAGGAGAGTGTCAAGCCATCTCTGTTCACATACAAGCTACTGATAGACACTAAGGGCAGTGCAAGAGACATATCGGGTATGGAACAAATCGTCGAGACGATGAAGGCTGATGGTATAGAGCCAGACTTACTGATCCAAGCTATGGTTGCAAAACACTATATTGCAGCAGGTCACAAGGAAAAAGCAGAAGCTGCTCTCAAAGAGATGGAAGGTGAGAATATAAAAGAGAACCGAGCGGCGTGTAAAGCCCTTCTTCCTCTCTATGCTTCGCTTGGTAAAGCAGATGAAGTGGGAAGGATCTGGAAAGTATGTGAAGCTAACCCTCGCCTCGATGAGTGTCTAGCTGCAATCGAAGCCTGGGGCAAGGTTGGCAAAATAGAAAATGCGGAGAAAGTCTTCGAAGACATGTTTAAAACTTGGAAAAGGCTTTCTTCTAGGTACTACAATGCTTTGCTGAAAGTTTATGCGAACCATAAGCTTCTCTCTAAAGGTAAGGAACTGGCAAAGAGGATGTCAGATAATGGGTGCAGGATCGGTCCTTTAACTTTGGACGCGTTAGTGAAGCTTTATGTGGAATCTGGAGAGGTCGAGAAAGCAGATTCAGTACTGCAAAAGGCTTCTCAAAATAATCAGATGAAGCCTCTTTATAGCTCATATATCACTCTGCTGGATAATTATGCGAAGAGGGGAGATATCCATAATGCGGAGAAGATATTCCACAGGTTGAGGCAGATTGGGTATGTTGGGAGGATGCGGCAGTATCAGTCATTGCTTCAGGCATACGTAAATGCAAAGTCTCCCGCTTACGGGTTTAGGGAAAGGATGAAGGCCGATAATATGTTCCCGAACAAGGCTGTGGCGGGACAACTGGCGGCTGTTGATGCATTTAGGAAGACGCAGATTTCAGAGCTGCTTGATTAG
- the LOC109709706 gene encoding NADH dehydrogenase [ubiquinone] 1 alpha subcomplex subunit 6 produces the protein MAFTMRAVKVPPNSATVEEARRRTIDFFKAACRSLPAIMDIYNLDDVVTVSQLRSTISSEIRKNAHITNPKVIDMLLFKGMEELNNIVEHAKQRHHVIGQYVLGREGLVHELGSKDQGVSEFLKKFYTTNYF, from the exons ATGGCGTTCACGATGCGGGCGGTGAAGGTGCCGCCGAACTCGGCGACGGTGGAGGAGGCGCGGCGGCGGACGATCGACTTCTTCAAGGCGGCGTGCCGATCGCTCCCGGCGATCATGGACATCTACAACCTCGACGACGTCGTCACCGTCTCCCAGCTCCGATCCACCATCTCCTCCGAGATCCGCAAGAATGCCCACATCACGAACCCTAAA GTTATTGACATGCTGCTATTCAAAGGAATGGAGGAACTTAATAACATTGTGGAACATGCAAAACAGCGGCACCATGTGATTGGTCAATATGTTCTCGGGCGTGAAGGTCTAGTACATGAGTTAGGCTCAAAAGACCAAGGTGTTTCTGAATTTCTGAAGAAATTTTACACCACCAATTACTTTTGA